CAATTATTATCCAATAAGTATGTAGTTTCTGATATTGCCCGGGAAAATTTCTGTTTGGCCATTGATGTTCATGGAACAGACGGTGAATATTGTAAAAAAGTTTTCTTATTTACTCCTATCCCCAAAGGTTGCTCTCTGGATATTGCATATAACTTAACCAGTACCATGGAGGGTGTTCCCTATTACACTGCACCCAACCCCAGTAGTACCGCTTACACTACCGTTCCCCTTATTAAAAAAGGTGTTCCTGCTATTGTTTACGAATCTTTTACTGACCAATCTTACAATATGATTAAAGAACAGGATAAAAAGTTTGTTTTGGGCGTGGATAATCTCAATTTAGGCCCCAATCCTTGTTATTAGATTTTAATCTTTAAACATTCTGTTGATGTTGTTCTACTGATCAGGGTCTGGAAAAAAATACAATAATGGGCAACAGATGGTGAAAAAGGTCAGATTTTTAGGGTAGATTTTTGCCGCAAGTAGCAATCTATAAATATTAAACATTGTCTTATGTGTAATTAACACACATGGTGAATACATGCCGAAACATATTGCATCTGGATTAAAGTACCTGGCAGCGGTGAAGCTAAGAGAACAGGGTTATTTCCAAAAAGACATTGCTGATAGGTTGGGAATGGACCGATCAACAGTTTCCCATTATTTAAATGGTAGAAATCTATCCTGGGGATCCATAGAAGTTGCTGAAACTGTAACCAGTTGCTGTAACCGGGACTTCCTATACATGACCTACTCCCTTACTGGAGACCTTGATAACACCCGTACCATTTTAGGTATCCTCATTGAACAAGAATTCAGCGCCAATGTTAAAGACACTTGTATTGG
This DNA window, taken from Methanobacterium subterraneum, encodes the following:
- a CDS encoding helix-turn-helix domain-containing protein, which gives rise to MPKHIASGLKYLAAVKLREQGYFQKDIADRLGMDRSTVSHYLNGRNLSWGSIEVAETVTSCCNRDFLYMTYSLTGDLDNTRTILGILIEQEFSANVKDTCIGCGVCVDACLMNNIEIVDLKCNISTEGCCGCLECQLNCPTNSIQILEVQNLNK